In Bufo gargarizans isolate SCDJY-AF-19 chromosome 5, ASM1485885v1, whole genome shotgun sequence, the following are encoded in one genomic region:
- the LOC122939214 gene encoding sericin-2-like yields the protein MKGFIICLLVSALCLDLAQSFQCYYCQEQSECNEVKECPPESRACKITITRADGIQKVSKDCALNCEDQNFSFCCTSERCNDFNIQSSEGGLSNSASSTSSGTGNAAGISGAATTNSSTGSSSSNTSYPNTMTGPNSSSDTNNSSAGNSASGTSYSNGMNGPNSSSATNSSSTGNSASGTSYSNGMNDPNSSSATNSSSTGNSASGTSYSNGMNGSATDSSSTGNSASGTSYSNAMTGPNSNLNTVNNSGHVSSSNSSTSTYNNNSSSSAGSSATIYSTGGSSSHGGSSSHGGSSSHGGSSSHGDSSNYGSSPSKIKEHSIKSRR from the exons ATGAAGGGgtttatcatctgtctgctggtTTCTGCCCTCTGCCTGGACCTTG CTCAGTCCTTTCAATGCTATTATTGCCAGGAGCAAAGTGAATGCAACGAGGTAAAAGAGTGCCCGCCGGAGTCAAGAGCGTGCAAGATCACCATAACCCGTGCAG ATGGAATACAGAAGGTCTCCAAAGATTGTGCCCTCAACTGTGAAGACCAAAATTTCTCATTCTGCTGCACTTCTGAACGATGCAACGACTTTAATATTCAATCAAGTGAAGGTGGCCTCTCCAACTCTGCTTCTTCCACAAGTAGTGGCACTGGAAATGCCGCTGGTATTTCTGGTGCTGCCACTACTAATTCCTCCACTGGAAGCTCATCCAGTAACACCAGTTACCCGAATACCATGACCGGCCCCAACAGCAGCTCTGACACTAATAATTCCTCTGCTGGTAACTCAGCCAGTGGCACCAGTTACTCTAATGGTATGAACGGCCCCAACAGCAGCTCTGCTACTAATAGTTCCTCCACTGGTAACTCAGCCAGTGGCACCAGTTACTCTAATGGTATGAACGACCCCAACAGCAGCTCTGCTACTAATAGTTCCTCCACTGGTAACTCAGCCAGTGGCACCAGTTACTCTAATGGTATGAACGGCTCTGCTACTGATAGTTCCTCCACTGGTAACTCAGCCAGTGGCACCAGTTACTCTAATGCTATGACCGGCCCCAACAGCAACTTGAATACAGTAAACAACAGTGGGCACGTATCTAGCTCCAACTCTTCCACTAGTACTTATAACAACAATAGCAGCTCATCCGCGGGTTCATCTGCCACCATTTACTCTACCGGTGGATCATCTTCTCATGGTGGATCATCTTCTCATGGTGGATCATCTTCTCATGGTGGATCATCTTCTCATGGTGACTCATCCAATTATGGCTCCTCCCCATCAAAAATAAAAGAGCATTCAATTAAGTCTAGGAGATAA